From Haloglomus litoreum, the proteins below share one genomic window:
- a CDS encoding NAD(P)/FAD-dependent oxidoreductase, protein MSEDDIEHRRLIVAGTGMAGLTAAIYAGRSNNEPLVLEGDEPGGQLTLTTDVANYTGFPEGISGPDLINNAKEQAKQFGATVDHGIVTNVEKRDDGAFRVELKDGTVYTTDAFIVASGASARTLGVPGEETMMGYGLSTCATCDGAFFRDEDMLVVGGGDAAMEEAHFLTKFADTVYLAHRREEFRAEDYWIDRVMEKVDAGEIEIMRNTELLEIHGTQAEGVDHVTLARNETGHPKENLDDPDTEQFDMDVGAVFYAIGHTPNTDYLEGTGVEMDDEGYLETQGGDGGGQTATAVEGLFGAGDVVDYHYQQAVTAAGMGCKAAIDADGYLEDRERAGELGVRDAEPEAAADD, encoded by the coding sequence ATGAGCGAAGACGACATCGAGCACCGGCGCCTCATCGTCGCCGGCACCGGGATGGCAGGACTGACGGCGGCGATCTACGCCGGGCGGTCGAACAACGAGCCGCTGGTGCTGGAGGGCGACGAACCCGGCGGCCAGCTCACGCTGACGACCGACGTGGCCAACTACACCGGCTTCCCCGAGGGCATCTCCGGGCCGGACCTCATCAACAACGCGAAGGAGCAGGCGAAGCAGTTCGGCGCGACGGTCGACCACGGCATCGTCACGAACGTCGAGAAGCGCGACGACGGCGCGTTCCGTGTCGAACTGAAGGACGGCACCGTCTACACGACGGACGCGTTCATCGTCGCCTCGGGTGCCTCCGCGCGGACCCTCGGCGTCCCGGGCGAGGAGACGATGATGGGCTACGGGCTCTCGACGTGTGCGACCTGTGACGGCGCGTTCTTCCGCGACGAGGACATGCTGGTCGTGGGCGGCGGCGACGCCGCAATGGAGGAGGCCCACTTCCTCACCAAGTTCGCCGACACCGTCTACCTGGCCCACCGCCGCGAGGAGTTCCGCGCCGAGGACTACTGGATCGACCGCGTGATGGAGAAGGTCGACGCCGGCGAGATCGAGATCATGCGGAACACGGAGCTGCTGGAGATCCACGGCACCCAGGCGGAGGGCGTCGACCACGTCACGCTCGCGCGCAACGAGACCGGTCACCCCAAGGAGAACCTCGACGACCCCGACACCGAGCAGTTCGACATGGATGTCGGCGCCGTCTTCTACGCCATCGGCCACACGCCGAACACCGACTACCTCGAGGGGACCGGCGTCGAGATGGACGACGAGGGCTACCTGGAGACGCAGGGCGGCGACGGCGGCGGGCAGACCGCCACCGCCGTCGAGGGGCTGTTCGGTGCCGGCGACGTGGTCGACTACCACTACCAGCAGGCCGTGACAGCGGCGGGGATGGGCTGCAAGGCCGCCATCGACGCCGACGGCTACCTGGAGGACCGCGAACGCGCGGGCGAACTCGGCGTGCGGGACGCCGAACCGGAGGCGGCCGCCGACGACTGA
- a CDS encoding DUF7537 family lipoprotein, producing MRDSALSLTLCVLLVLSGCSLFGGAGTPTATDGPASPTGTPTPTFGPAVYDAADAAASTDRLREAGSWNATLTTRYESNRSRPDLDEYPIELALRANASVGHLQVTERRADGRVETTFVDDSGGYVRERSADGDVDYRWASRPNDTLLVDALTYRALAGTQLRYVDDPGELPLAKVGYERVDDEVVAVYEANASESGFDPDRSLLVPEEARLVQYEQRLTLASDGRLVGRTVTVEWVHPDREERVTYQRSFRLGAVDGVTVERPGWVDEARQTADESAEEN from the coding sequence GTGCGCGATTCCGCCCTCTCGCTGACGCTGTGTGTGCTTCTCGTCCTCTCGGGCTGTAGCCTGTTCGGAGGAGCGGGTACCCCGACCGCGACGGACGGACCAGCATCGCCGACCGGCACACCGACGCCGACGTTCGGGCCGGCGGTGTACGACGCGGCCGACGCCGCGGCCTCGACCGATCGCCTCCGCGAGGCCGGGTCGTGGAACGCGACGCTCACGACCCGGTACGAGTCCAACCGGTCGCGGCCTGACCTCGACGAGTACCCCATCGAACTGGCACTCCGGGCGAACGCCTCGGTGGGCCACCTGCAGGTCACGGAGCGCCGCGCGGACGGCCGCGTCGAGACCACGTTCGTCGACGACTCCGGTGGCTACGTCCGCGAGCGGTCGGCCGACGGCGACGTGGACTACCGGTGGGCCTCCCGGCCGAACGACACCCTCCTCGTCGACGCACTCACCTACCGGGCGCTCGCGGGCACGCAGCTCCGGTACGTCGACGACCCCGGCGAGTTGCCGTTGGCGAAGGTCGGCTACGAGCGCGTCGACGACGAGGTCGTCGCGGTGTACGAGGCCAACGCCAGCGAGTCCGGGTTCGACCCGGACCGGTCGCTGCTGGTGCCGGAGGAGGCCAGGCTCGTGCAGTACGAGCAGCGACTCACGCTCGCCAGCGACGGCCGGCTCGTCGGCCGGACCGTCACCGTCGAGTGGGTCCACCCGGACCGCGAGGAGCGCGTGACCTACCAGCGGTCCTTCCGGCTCGGGGCGGTCGATGGTGTCACCGTCGAGCGACCGGGCTGGGTCGACGAAGCCCGGCAGACAGCGGACGAGTCCGCGGAGGAGAACTGA
- a CDS encoding zinc-dependent metalloprotease, producing the protein MTIFGAIRAVADAPRSGDGPVDWNGAADAAKATVSPGNIELTPEEREGYATDVRDARNRVREVTGLGFDLPETVEVQHRHHWIDANIATFRRVMEPLADLETDAFGIARTTNTGSMAVMLSFLANNVLGQYDPLLLADGDDHALYFVHPNIERVADSLDVETERFRRWIAFHEVTHAAEFGAAPWLSEHLESRMENAVDDLTEGSLNREAIGELDTVMTSVEGYAELIMDRAFDDEYEDLRAKLEARRSGRGPLSKLVRRLLGLGMKRRQYERGKAFFDAVADARSVEAAGVVWSDPDLLPTDEELDNPEQWLARVPEY; encoded by the coding sequence ATGACGATTTTCGGCGCGATACGGGCGGTGGCGGACGCCCCGCGGAGCGGTGACGGCCCGGTGGACTGGAACGGCGCCGCGGACGCGGCGAAGGCGACCGTCAGCCCCGGCAACATCGAGCTCACGCCCGAGGAGCGCGAGGGGTACGCGACCGACGTCCGCGACGCCCGCAACCGCGTCCGCGAGGTGACGGGACTGGGCTTCGACCTGCCCGAGACCGTCGAGGTCCAGCACCGCCACCACTGGATCGACGCCAACATCGCCACCTTCCGGCGCGTGATGGAGCCGCTGGCGGACCTCGAGACGGACGCGTTCGGCATCGCCCGGACGACCAACACCGGCTCGATGGCCGTGATGCTGAGCTTCCTCGCGAACAACGTCCTCGGGCAGTACGACCCGCTCCTGCTCGCGGACGGCGACGACCACGCGCTCTACTTCGTCCACCCCAACATCGAGCGGGTGGCCGACTCGCTGGACGTCGAGACCGAGCGGTTCCGGCGCTGGATCGCGTTCCACGAGGTGACCCACGCCGCCGAGTTCGGCGCCGCGCCGTGGCTCTCCGAGCACCTGGAATCGCGGATGGAGAACGCCGTCGACGACCTCACGGAGGGGAGCCTCAACCGCGAGGCCATCGGCGAACTCGACACCGTGATGACCTCCGTCGAGGGCTACGCCGAGCTCATCATGGACCGCGCGTTCGACGACGAGTACGAGGACCTCCGTGCGAAACTGGAGGCTCGCCGTTCGGGGCGGGGCCCGCTCTCGAAACTGGTCCGCCGGCTGCTGGGCCTGGGGATGAAGCGCCGCCAGTACGAGCGCGGCAAGGCGTTCTTCGACGCCGTCGCGGACGCTCGCAGCGTCGAGGCGGCGGGCGTCGTCTGGTCGGACCCCGACCTGCTGCCGACCGACGAGGAACTGGACAACCCGGAGCAGTGGCTGGCGCGGGTGCCCGAGTACTGA
- the dinB gene encoding DNA polymerase IV, with translation MPERAELPGAPEPEDRVVAHVDMDCFYAACERLREPELRGEPVVVGMGYEPGETIGAVATASYEAREFGVESAMPIEHALQQLPRRADRDPDDEGAPDESGFYRPVDMAFYEETASEVKAILHDAAETVREVSIDEAYLDLTPEGWDGARAAVERLRERIREEVGVVASVGVAPNMSTAKIASDHEKPDGLVVVRPDEVRDFLAPIPVEDLHGVGPVTARTLRERGIETAGDVAGADPVALEREFGERGRELYDRARGRDDRAVEPQGRSKSISSESALEPTEDTGTKRDLVRSLAADVAERARAKDALYRTIGVKVVQPPFDVNTRARSLSGPVDDPDLVEAVALDLLTEFEDSRVRKLGVRVSNLDFTAAEQATIDGWGGPGTTDGADGDAGTAGGDPTDGGQETIDGWSEVEASARGTDEGEGAAARADATSGSPQGTDDSGAERTRHVRWGQTRLPEFADE, from the coding sequence ATGCCCGAGCGCGCGGAACTCCCGGGGGCGCCAGAGCCCGAGGACCGCGTGGTCGCGCACGTGGACATGGACTGTTTCTACGCGGCCTGCGAGCGGCTCCGCGAGCCCGAACTCCGGGGTGAACCCGTCGTCGTCGGAATGGGGTACGAGCCGGGCGAGACCATCGGCGCCGTCGCCACCGCCTCCTACGAGGCCCGCGAGTTCGGCGTCGAGAGCGCGATGCCCATCGAGCACGCGCTGCAGCAGCTCCCCCGCCGAGCCGACAGGGACCCCGATGACGAGGGTGCCCCCGACGAATCGGGCTTCTACCGGCCCGTCGACATGGCGTTCTACGAGGAGACGGCGAGCGAGGTGAAGGCCATCCTGCACGACGCGGCCGAGACGGTCCGGGAGGTGAGCATCGACGAGGCGTACCTCGACCTCACACCGGAGGGGTGGGACGGCGCCCGGGCGGCCGTCGAGCGGCTGCGCGAGCGCATCCGCGAGGAGGTCGGCGTCGTCGCCAGCGTCGGGGTCGCGCCGAACATGTCCACCGCCAAGATCGCCTCCGACCACGAGAAGCCCGACGGCCTCGTCGTCGTCCGCCCCGACGAGGTGCGCGACTTCCTCGCACCCATCCCGGTCGAGGACCTGCACGGCGTCGGGCCCGTCACGGCCCGGACGCTGCGCGAGCGCGGCATCGAGACCGCGGGGGACGTGGCCGGCGCCGACCCCGTCGCGCTGGAGCGTGAGTTCGGCGAGCGCGGCCGGGAGCTGTACGACCGGGCGCGGGGGCGCGACGACCGCGCGGTCGAGCCGCAGGGGCGCTCGAAGAGCATCTCCAGCGAGTCCGCCCTCGAACCGACCGAGGACACGGGGACGAAGCGCGACCTCGTCCGCTCGCTCGCGGCCGACGTGGCCGAGCGGGCCCGCGCGAAGGACGCGCTCTACCGCACCATCGGCGTGAAGGTCGTCCAGCCGCCGTTCGACGTGAACACGCGCGCTCGGTCGCTGTCCGGCCCCGTGGACGACCCCGACCTCGTGGAGGCGGTCGCGCTGGACCTCCTGACGGAGTTCGAGGACAGCAGGGTCCGGAAGCTCGGTGTCCGTGTCTCGAACCTCGACTTCACGGCGGCCGAGCAGGCGACCATCGACGGCTGGGGAGGTCCGGGAACGACCGACGGCGCGGACGGCGATGCGGGGACGGCCGGCGGCGACCCGACCGACGGCGGCCAGGAGACCATCGACGGCTGGAGCGAGGTCGAGGCGTCGGCGCGTGGCACCGACGAAGGCGAGGGGGCGGCCGCACGCGCCGACGCAACGAGTGGGTCGCCCCAGGGCACCGACGACTCCGGAGCGGAGCGGACCCGGCATGTCAGGTGGGGCCAGACCCGCCTGCCCGAGTTCGCCGACGAGTGA
- the rqcH gene encoding ribosome rescue protein RqcH: protein MEQKRALTSVDCAALVRELRSYRGAKLDKAYLYEDDLVRLKLRDFDAGRLELLAEVRDPKRVHLVAPEMVPDAPGRPPNFAMMLRNRLSGADLVDVRQFEFDRIISIEFERDDENTTLVFELFGDGNVAVLDPEREVVSSLDTVRLKSRTVAPGSTYDFPDSRFDPLQADQESFARRMAQSDSDIVRTVATQLNFGGLWAEELCRRAGVEMNKDIAAAEREEYDALYDAWDRLRARIKEGDLDPRVYTEAVETETGDDGGGDDEEVATDESSDGDTPRRVVDVTPVPMEEHEAAGLHAEAFDDFNEALADYFHRLEHESVGGGGGGGGGGRDRPDFESEIAKHERIIAQQEGAIEEFEQQAQREREKAELLYANYDLVDDVLSTVRDARAEDRSWDAIEERFAEGAERGIPAAEAVVGVSGAEGTVTLALDDHEVTVEVADGLEKNADRLYTEAKRIAEKKEGALAAIEDTREDLEAVKQRREEWEASDAAESGSVDEADEADETSDEEWLRRSSIPIRSDEKWFERFRWFHTSDDFLVIGGRNADQNEELVKKYMDRGDLFFHTQAHGGPVTVLKATGPSEAAQDIDIPERSKREAAQFAVAYSSVWKDGRYAGDAYMVSPDQVSKTPESGEYLEKGGFAVRGDRTYFEDVEAEVAVGIQVEPESRVVGGPPDPIEERTVTSIRLEPGQYAQNDIAKMIYREFRERFADQSFVRKVASADRVQEFCPPGGSTMVDE from the coding sequence ATGGAGCAGAAACGCGCCCTGACCAGTGTGGACTGTGCGGCACTGGTCCGCGAACTCCGGAGCTACCGGGGGGCCAAGCTGGACAAGGCCTACCTCTACGAGGACGACCTCGTCCGGCTGAAGCTCCGGGACTTCGACGCCGGGCGACTGGAGCTGCTGGCCGAGGTCCGGGACCCCAAACGGGTCCACCTCGTCGCCCCCGAGATGGTCCCGGACGCGCCGGGGCGGCCGCCCAACTTCGCGATGATGCTGCGCAACCGGCTGTCGGGCGCCGACCTCGTCGACGTGCGCCAGTTCGAGTTCGACCGTATCATCAGCATCGAGTTCGAGCGCGACGACGAGAACACCACCCTCGTCTTCGAGCTGTTCGGCGACGGCAACGTCGCGGTGCTGGACCCCGAGCGCGAGGTCGTCTCCTCGCTCGACACCGTCCGCCTCAAATCCCGGACCGTCGCCCCCGGCTCCACCTACGACTTCCCCGACTCGCGGTTCGACCCCCTCCAGGCCGACCAGGAGTCGTTCGCCCGCCGGATGGCCCAGTCCGACTCCGACATCGTCCGCACCGTCGCGACGCAACTCAACTTCGGTGGCCTCTGGGCAGAGGAGCTCTGTCGGCGCGCCGGCGTCGAGATGAACAAGGACATCGCCGCCGCCGAGCGCGAGGAGTACGACGCCCTCTACGACGCATGGGACCGCCTCCGGGCACGCATCAAGGAGGGTGACCTCGACCCCCGCGTCTACACCGAGGCCGTCGAGACGGAGACGGGCGACGATGGGGGCGGGGACGACGAGGAGGTGGCGACCGACGAGTCGTCCGACGGGGACACCCCGCGGCGCGTGGTGGACGTGACGCCCGTCCCCATGGAGGAGCACGAGGCTGCGGGCCTCCACGCCGAGGCGTTCGACGACTTCAACGAGGCACTGGCGGACTACTTCCACCGGCTGGAACACGAGTCCGTCGGCGGGGGAGGTGGCGGCGGTGGCGGCGGCCGCGACCGCCCGGACTTCGAGTCCGAGATCGCCAAGCACGAGCGCATCATCGCACAGCAGGAGGGCGCCATCGAGGAGTTCGAGCAGCAGGCCCAGCGGGAGCGCGAGAAGGCCGAACTGCTGTACGCCAACTACGACCTCGTCGACGATGTCCTCTCGACGGTGCGTGACGCGCGTGCCGAGGACCGCTCCTGGGACGCCATCGAGGAGCGCTTCGCCGAGGGCGCCGAGCGTGGCATCCCGGCCGCCGAGGCCGTCGTCGGGGTGAGTGGCGCCGAGGGGACCGTCACGCTCGCGCTGGACGACCACGAGGTGACCGTCGAGGTCGCCGACGGCCTCGAGAAGAACGCCGACCGGCTCTACACCGAGGCCAAGCGGATCGCCGAGAAGAAGGAGGGCGCCCTGGCCGCCATCGAGGACACCCGCGAGGACCTCGAGGCGGTGAAGCAGCGCCGCGAGGAGTGGGAGGCCAGCGACGCGGCCGAGAGCGGATCGGTGGACGAGGCCGACGAGGCCGACGAGACGAGCGACGAGGAGTGGCTCCGGCGGAGTTCCATCCCCATCCGGAGCGACGAGAAGTGGTTCGAGCGGTTCCGCTGGTTCCACACCTCGGACGACTTCCTCGTCATCGGGGGCCGCAACGCCGACCAGAACGAGGAACTCGTCAAGAAGTACATGGACCGCGGGGACCTGTTCTTCCACACGCAGGCCCATGGCGGGCCCGTGACGGTCCTGAAGGCGACGGGCCCCAGCGAGGCTGCCCAGGACATCGACATCCCCGAGCGGTCGAAGCGCGAGGCCGCGCAGTTCGCCGTCGCCTATTCGTCCGTGTGGAAGGACGGGCGCTACGCGGGCGACGCCTACATGGTGAGCCCCGACCAGGTGTCGAAGACGCCCGAGTCCGGCGAGTACCTGGAGAAGGGCGGGTTCGCGGTACGTGGCGACCGGACCTACTTCGAGGACGTGGAGGCCGAGGTGGCCGTCGGTATCCAGGTCGAGCCCGAGTCGCGGGTCGTCGGCGGCCCGCCCGACCCCATCGAGGAGCGGACGGTGACGAGCATCCGGCTGGAGCCCGGGCAGTACGCCCAGAACGACATCGCGAAGATGATCTACCGGGAGTTCCGCGAGCGGTTCGCCGACCAGTCGTTCGTCCGGAAGGTGGCCAGCGCCGACCGCGTCCAGGAGTTCTGCCCCCCCGGCGGCTCGACGATGGTCGACGAGTAG
- a CDS encoding DUF4013 domain-containing protein yields MFEESINYPREGDEGWKTIVIGGVLGILSFLFVPIFLVLGYGARVLRDAAADPETEHAPVFDEWGELFMDGLRLFVVGLVYLLVPLFVFGFTVGGLVIAILTGSESLTIAAIVGALGGFAVAGVLTLLVYYFLPAALTFVAVSGSIGDGFAFGRIRALVTTREYAIRWLVALGVLIVVGAITSVLGATGIGALVVPFVSFYGMVSAYYLYGGAVGVVEPEAAESGAEPAAGPVA; encoded by the coding sequence ATGTTCGAGGAATCCATCAACTATCCGCGAGAGGGAGATGAGGGCTGGAAGACCATCGTGATCGGCGGAGTCCTGGGAATCCTGTCGTTCCTGTTCGTCCCCATCTTCCTGGTACTGGGTTATGGCGCACGCGTCCTCCGGGACGCGGCGGCCGACCCCGAGACCGAGCACGCGCCCGTGTTCGACGAGTGGGGCGAGCTGTTCATGGACGGCCTGCGACTGTTCGTGGTCGGGCTGGTCTACCTGCTCGTGCCGCTCTTCGTCTTCGGCTTCACCGTCGGTGGGCTGGTCATCGCCATCCTGACGGGCAGCGAGAGCCTGACCATCGCGGCCATCGTCGGCGCCCTCGGTGGCTTCGCCGTCGCCGGCGTGCTCACCCTGCTGGTGTACTACTTCCTGCCGGCCGCCCTGACGTTCGTGGCGGTGTCGGGCAGCATCGGTGACGGGTTCGCCTTCGGCCGCATCCGCGCGCTCGTGACGACCCGCGAGTACGCCATCCGCTGGCTCGTCGCGCTCGGGGTCCTGATCGTCGTCGGCGCGATCACCAGCGTCCTCGGCGCGACCGGTATCGGCGCCCTGGTCGTCCCGTTCGTGTCGTTCTACGGCATGGTCTCGGCGTACTACCTGTACGGCGGCGCGGTCGGTGTCGTCGAGCCGGAGGCCGCCGAGAGCGGGGCCGAACCCGCAGCCGGGCCGGTGGCCTGA
- a CDS encoding mRNA surveillance protein pelota, which produces MRIQDRHAVGEGREQIEVVPESLDDLWHLTYIIEPGDEVGGDTTRRIQRNDDQMRDTGGEREHMYVTIAVEDTEFAKFANRLRIGGEIVDCSREDQLGLHHTLNVEERTEIEITKRWKTDQLERLQEAVEAAENPDVAIATVEEGEAYVHTVAQYGVEERASITATTGKGEYAQPRTALFAELTDVLARMDVDAIILAGPGFTKQDALEYIEEEAPEVAKLITTVDTSGVGDRGVHEVLKRGAVDEVQAETRIAEEASYIDELMERIAQGHEAAYGIESVMEAAEFGAIDELLILDERLRVERAGEGDWDVDANDLVETVEQKGGSVTVFSNEFDPGQQLKNLGGVAALLRYRID; this is translated from the coding sequence ATGCGAATCCAGGACCGCCACGCCGTCGGCGAGGGGCGCGAGCAGATCGAGGTGGTCCCCGAGAGTCTGGACGACCTGTGGCATCTCACCTACATCATCGAGCCGGGCGACGAGGTCGGGGGGGACACGACCCGCCGCATCCAGCGCAACGACGACCAGATGCGCGACACCGGCGGCGAACGCGAGCACATGTACGTCACCATCGCGGTCGAGGACACGGAGTTCGCGAAGTTCGCCAACCGGCTCCGCATCGGTGGCGAGATCGTCGACTGCTCGCGCGAGGACCAGCTCGGGCTCCATCACACGCTGAACGTCGAGGAACGCACGGAGATCGAGATCACCAAGCGGTGGAAGACCGACCAGCTCGAACGCCTGCAGGAGGCCGTCGAGGCCGCCGAGAACCCCGACGTCGCCATCGCCACCGTCGAGGAGGGCGAGGCCTACGTCCACACCGTCGCCCAGTACGGCGTCGAGGAGCGGGCCTCCATCACGGCGACGACGGGCAAGGGCGAGTACGCTCAACCACGGACGGCCCTGTTCGCCGAGCTGACGGACGTCCTCGCGCGGATGGACGTCGACGCCATCATCCTCGCCGGCCCCGGGTTCACCAAGCAGGACGCGCTGGAGTACATCGAGGAGGAGGCGCCGGAGGTGGCGAAGCTCATCACGACGGTCGACACCTCCGGCGTCGGCGACCGCGGCGTCCACGAGGTGCTCAAGCGTGGCGCCGTCGACGAGGTGCAGGCCGAGACCCGCATCGCCGAGGAGGCCAGCTACATCGACGAGCTGATGGAGCGCATCGCGCAGGGCCACGAGGCCGCGTACGGCATCGAGAGCGTGATGGAGGCCGCGGAGTTCGGTGCCATCGACGAACTCCTCATCCTCGACGAGCGCCTGCGGGTCGAGCGGGCCGGCGAGGGGGACTGGGATGTCGACGCCAACGACCTCGTCGAGACGGTCGAGCAGAAAGGGGGGTCGGTGACGGTGTTCTCCAACGAGTTCGACCCCGGCCAGCAGCTGAAGAACCTCGGCGGCGTCGCGGCGCTGTTGCGCTACCGCATCGACTGA
- a CDS encoding MBL fold metallo-hydrolase — translation MQVTFLGTGSAMPTGERMQTGLLVEGDGSGAEEEAGSETPGPLLVDCGSGALHSLAATETGYEGVDTVLLTHHHLDHVADLLPLMKARWLAGAESLRVVGPPGTGDLVEGLLDVHDYMQDRLELQLREVTPDEAPFDLAGFSVDAVETIHSMYCHAYRFTPAGRVDDPDAPVFTFSGDSEETERLARFADGSDVLVHDCSFPDEVDVDNHPTPSALGETLAGHEYGTVYLTHLYPHTVGREEAMLESLGAAYDGEVRFAEDGLTVEVE, via the coding sequence ATGCAGGTTACGTTCCTCGGAACCGGGAGCGCGATGCCGACCGGCGAGCGGATGCAGACCGGCCTGCTCGTCGAGGGCGACGGGAGCGGGGCGGAAGAGGAGGCTGGGTCCGAGACGCCGGGGCCGCTGCTGGTCGACTGCGGGAGCGGCGCCCTCCACTCGCTGGCGGCCACCGAAACGGGGTACGAGGGCGTCGACACCGTCCTGCTCACCCACCACCATCTCGACCACGTCGCGGACCTCCTGCCGCTGATGAAGGCGCGCTGGCTGGCCGGCGCCGAGTCGCTGCGAGTCGTCGGGCCGCCGGGGACCGGTGACCTCGTCGAGGGCCTCCTCGACGTGCACGACTACATGCAGGACCGGCTGGAGCTGCAGCTCCGCGAGGTGACGCCCGACGAGGCCCCGTTCGACCTCGCGGGCTTCTCGGTCGACGCCGTGGAGACCATCCACTCGATGTACTGTCACGCCTACCGGTTCACGCCCGCCGGGCGGGTCGACGACCCCGATGCCCCCGTGTTCACCTTCTCCGGTGACTCCGAGGAGACCGAGCGGCTCGCGCGCTTCGCCGACGGCTCGGACGTGCTCGTCCACGACTGCTCGTTCCCCGACGAGGTGGACGTGGACAACCACCCCACGCCGAGCGCGCTGGGCGAGACGCTGGCCGGTCACGAGTACGGGACGGTCTACCTGACCCACCTGTATCCGCACACGGTCGGCAGGGAGGAGGCGATGCTGGAGTCGCTCGGCGCGGCGTACGACGGCGAGGTGCGGTTCGCGGAGGACGGACTGACCGTGGAGGTGGAGTGA
- a CDS encoding DJ-1/PfpI family protein, which yields MPGKQLLMIVGDFVEDYEAMVPFQALQAVGHEVHAVCPEKEAGDSVKTAIHDFRGDQTYLEERGHDFEVTATMSEVDPADYDGLVVPGGRAPEYLRTYDAVLDTVRHFFDEEKPVAALCHGPQILAAAGVLDGYEMTAYPAVRAEVEAAGCSWVDEVTTDRNLVTGQAWPDHPEWIAQFLDVLGTDIQHGEAVAAD from the coding sequence ATGCCAGGCAAACAGCTCCTGATGATCGTCGGTGACTTCGTCGAGGACTACGAGGCCATGGTCCCGTTCCAGGCCCTGCAGGCCGTCGGCCACGAGGTCCACGCCGTCTGCCCCGAGAAGGAGGCCGGCGACAGCGTCAAGACCGCCATCCACGACTTCCGCGGCGACCAGACGTATCTGGAGGAGCGCGGCCACGACTTCGAGGTGACCGCGACGATGAGCGAGGTCGACCCGGCTGACTACGATGGCCTCGTGGTTCCGGGCGGGCGGGCACCCGAGTACCTGCGCACGTACGACGCCGTGCTCGATACCGTTCGGCACTTCTTCGACGAGGAGAAGCCGGTCGCCGCGCTCTGTCACGGGCCGCAGATCCTCGCCGCAGCGGGGGTCCTCGACGGCTACGAGATGACCGCCTACCCCGCCGTACGCGCGGAGGTCGAGGCCGCCGGCTGCTCGTGGGTCGACGAGGTCACCACGGACCGCAACCTCGTCACCGGGCAGGCGTGGCCCGACCATCCCGAGTGGATCGCGCAGTTCCTCGACGTGCTCGGGACCGACATCCAGCACGGCGAGGCCGTCGCCGCCGACTGA
- a CDS encoding PAS domain-containing sensor histidine kinase — MDRAEMFEKMVESVGVGVAVYGEDGRYVYVNEAYAELLDTERESLVGTPLWTVVPDFEADRFEEYWESLDDGETRTDETVHEFGDTQVPVSAVTTRHRLEGVPYHFGTIQDISELKARERELREKNERLEAFTAVVSHDLRNPLSVAKGYLQVLREDVDRDEVELIESSLDRMSILLDDLLRLAREGHSVDDAEPVSLAGVVAAARQTVRTDEATVTAEGDIRFLADESRLQQLLENLLRNSVEHASENGAPTIVVGALPEGTGFFIEDDGPGIPSDEREAVFSPIQSEGSRGVGLGLAIVNEIVEAHDWSIRVTEGRAGGARFEITGVEPA; from the coding sequence ATGGACCGGGCGGAGATGTTCGAGAAGATGGTGGAATCCGTGGGCGTCGGGGTCGCCGTCTACGGGGAGGACGGCCGGTACGTCTACGTCAACGAGGCGTACGCGGAGCTGCTGGACACGGAGCGCGAGTCGCTCGTCGGCACGCCGCTCTGGACGGTGGTCCCGGACTTCGAGGCGGACCGCTTCGAGGAGTACTGGGAGTCGCTCGACGACGGGGAGACCCGTACGGACGAGACGGTCCACGAATTCGGCGACACGCAGGTCCCGGTCTCGGCGGTGACGACACGGCACCGACTCGAGGGCGTGCCGTACCACTTCGGCACCATCCAGGACATCTCCGAGTTGAAGGCGCGGGAACGGGAACTCCGGGAGAAGAACGAGCGGCTGGAGGCGTTCACGGCCGTCGTCAGCCACGACCTGCGGAACCCCCTCAGCGTCGCGAAGGGGTACCTCCAGGTCCTCCGGGAGGACGTCGACCGGGACGAGGTCGAACTGATCGAGAGCTCGCTCGACCGGATGTCCATCCTCCTCGACGACCTGTTGCGGCTGGCACGGGAGGGCCACTCCGTGGACGACGCCGAGCCAGTGTCGCTGGCCGGCGTGGTGGCGGCGGCCCGACAGACCGTTCGGACGGACGAGGCGACGGTCACCGCCGAGGGGGATATCCGGTTCCTGGCCGACGAGAGCCGGCTCCAGCAGCTTCTCGAGAACCTCCTGCGCAACAGTGTCGAGCACGCCAGCGAGAACGGAGCTCCGACCATCGTCGTCGGTGCGTTGCCCGAGGGGACAGGCTTCTTTATCGAGGACGACGGCCCCGGCATCCCGTCCGACGAGCGCGAGGCGGTCTTCTCACCGATCCAGTCGGAGGGGAGCCGCGGCGTGGGGCTCGGCCTCGCCATCGTCAACGAGATCGTCGAGGCCCACGACTGGTCGATACGGGTCACGGAGGGGCGCGCGGGCGGCGCCCGGTTCGAGATAACCGGCGTCGAGCCGGCGTGA